Part of the Cloacibacterium caeni genome is shown below.
CTAGAAGCGTACGATTATCTGATTAAATCTACCAAAGCCAAATTTTTACCAAGATTAAATGCTTTCGGAAGTTTTGAATTGTATGATAACAAATTCGCACAGTTTGGAGCCAATGGTTATTTGGCAGGAGTTCAGTTGTCTTGGAATGTTTTTGATGGTTTAAAAGCAAAATCTGAACAGGAAAAATACAAAGCAGAACTCACCAAAGCACAAACCGAAATCACTCAATACAATAAACAAAGTCAGTTAGAACTCAATAAAGTAAATCGCCAAGTTCAAGATGCTGAAAACAAGGTAAACCTTACCAAACTAGCGCTGGAACAAAGCAAAGAAGCCTACAGAATTCGTAAAAACAGATATGACCAAGGTTTAGAGAAATCATCAGACTTGTTAATGAGTGAAACCACGATGTCTCAAAAAGATTTGGAATACCAACAAGCTATTTTTGAATACAATGTCGCTTTAGAATACTATAAATTTTTAAAAAATTAAAATCTCTGTGAACGCTGTGTGTTCACTGCTTCTCTGTGTTTAAATTTAAATAAATCATTATGAAAAAATATATTTATTCAGCATTATTTTTAGGAAGCTTATTCCTTGCAAGTTGTTCTTCAGACGAAAATAAATCTGCAGAATTGAATGACAAACCAATCGCGGTTACCGTAAATAAATCTGCCACCAACGCAGTAGGTTCTAATGCTACAGCAAGTGGAAAATTGGTAGCTAAAAATTCGGTAAATGTTTCCACCAGAATGATGGGGTACATTACTGCAATGCGCGCAGAAGTAGGGCAATATGTGAATGCTGGTCAACTTTTAGTAAGCATCAACAGTACAGATATTCAGGCAAAAGGCGGACAAGCTTCTGCTGGAATAGCGCAAGCACAAGCCAATTACAATATCGCGAAAAAAGATTTTGAAAGATTTCAAAATTTATACAAAAATCAAAGTGCTTCTCAAAAAGAATTAGATGATATGAGAGCGCGTTATGAAATGGCTCAAGCAGGTTTACAGGCAGCGCAACAAATGAAAAACGAAGTAAATGCTCAGTACAGATATACCAATGTTACGGCGCCTATTTCTGGTACAGTTACTGCGAAATATGCCAGTCAAGGTGATATGGCAAGTCCAGGAATGCCTTTACTAACGATAGAATCTCCGGGAGCTTTGCAAGCACAAGTTTTGGTTTCTGAACAGAATATTACCCTTTTAAAATCTGGAATGCCAGTAAAAGTAACGTTGAAATCTACCAATAAAGAAGTTTCGGGTACGGTTTCAGAAATCAGCAGATCTTCAACGAATACTGGTGGACAATACTTAGTGAAAATCAATGTTCCAGCTTCTAAAGATTTATTACCGGGAATGTTTGTGAATGTTCAGTTTCCTTTCAAAAATTCTGGAAATGTGAATCAGGATTTTCAAGAAGGCGTAATGATTCCTAAATCTGCAATCGTAGAAAACGGACAATTAACAGGAGTGTACACCGTGAGTTCACAAAATACCGCAGTTCTAAGATGGGTAAAAGTGGGTAAAACTTTCGGTGATCAAGTAGAAATTTTATCAGGTCTTAATGCAAATGACCAGTACATCATTTCAGCAGAAGGAAAATTGTTTAACGGTGCAAAAGTTATTTTAAAATAATACGAGTTCCGAGATACGAGATACGAGTTTTTTACTCGAAACCCGTAACCCGAAACCCGTAACAAATAGAGAATAGTATGGAAAAAGGATTTGCAGGACGCATCGCTGAGTTTTTTATCAATTCAAAATTAACGATTTTGTTGATGATTGCATTGATGATTATTGGGGTGTACAGTTCCACATTAATACCAAGAGAAGAAGAGCCACAGATTATCGTTCCAATGGCAGACGTAATGGTAGGTTATCCCGGTGCTTCACCGAAAGAGGTAGAAAGCAGAGTGGTAAAACCATTAGAAAAAATCATCTCAAACATAAAAGGAGTAGAGCACGTTCATTCTATGGCAATGAACGGACAAGCCATGATTATCGTTCAGTTTTACGTAGGCGAAGATACAGAGCGTTCTTACGTGAAACTCTATGACGAACTCATGAAAAATAAAAATATTTTTCCGAAAGGAGTGTATGAACCGATGGTGAAAACTCGTTCTATTGATGATGTTCCGATGCTGGGTTTAACACTTTGGAGTGAAAAATACAACGATTACGAACTTCGTCAGATGACAGAAGAATTGTCTTCGGAAATCAAGAAAATTAAAGATGTTTCTTTAACCAAAGTCATTGGAGGGAGAAACCGT
Proteins encoded:
- a CDS encoding efflux RND transporter periplasmic adaptor subunit, with the translated sequence MKKYIYSALFLGSLFLASCSSDENKSAELNDKPIAVTVNKSATNAVGSNATASGKLVAKNSVNVSTRMMGYITAMRAEVGQYVNAGQLLVSINSTDIQAKGGQASAGIAQAQANYNIAKKDFERFQNLYKNQSASQKELDDMRARYEMAQAGLQAAQQMKNEVNAQYRYTNVTAPISGTVTAKYASQGDMASPGMPLLTIESPGALQAQVLVSEQNITLLKSGMPVKVTLKSTNKEVSGTVSEISRSSTNTGGQYLVKINVPASKDLLPGMFVNVQFPFKNSGNVNQDFQEGVMIPKSAIVENGQLTGVYTVSSQNTAVLRWVKVGKTFGDQVEILSGLNANDQYIISAEGKLFNGAKVILK